One segment of Rhodopirellula baltica SH 1 DNA contains the following:
- a CDS encoding type II and III secretion system protein family protein: MRVCTFLIRRDLSVRCLLATAFGLAMLSVSQPVMAQSATTLASAAGDHQINQTVERMDLIVKSSRILSLGERIPRFQVHNEEVLGATPVSENQIQVFGKTPGTTQINLWDTEDKLYTIDVTVVADAREVEGILNSQLPLASLRVTPIGESAIISGYVTSVDDVDKAVAITEQFYTTVINNIQVVGIQQVLLHTKIMEVSRTKLRELGVDLAILDDNFTLLNGPSGVLDVGAGIVEGDAGFGPIPLGDTNLRFNVNGNFETLINALHEQRLTKLLAEPTVVATHGRPARFTVGGRIPTIVPGQNGQVQITYEDYGTSIDFLPFVVGPGRIRLEVRPEVSEPDPSRAVTVNGTNVTAFTTRYVETAVEMQAGQTFALAGLLQSRTESTTSRTPFFGSLPYVGTLFRKMQERRNEIELLILVTPELVEAMDPHEVPRGGPGMNSHSPDDKEFYLYGHIEVPNLKANDCDNENLQPGISGGFRGGPIEPGPMMHQAPIYQDSQNGAPELIYPQGEIVDPSMSTPQASRNMPQRAMPNPSGYYPQRTARNTASPANNRFGAGELLPPNAIVPGPQPTKVAEGVIVSQPDYR; encoded by the coding sequence ATGCGAGTGTGCACTTTTCTTATCCGTCGCGACCTATCGGTCCGCTGTCTGCTCGCCACCGCATTTGGATTGGCGATGCTTTCGGTTTCTCAACCGGTGATGGCGCAGTCCGCGACGACGCTTGCTTCTGCCGCAGGCGATCACCAGATCAACCAAACCGTTGAGCGGATGGACTTGATCGTGAAGAGCAGTCGCATCCTCTCGCTCGGCGAACGCATTCCACGATTCCAAGTTCACAACGAGGAAGTCCTGGGTGCGACCCCGGTATCTGAAAACCAAATCCAGGTCTTCGGCAAAACCCCGGGTACCACTCAGATCAACCTTTGGGACACCGAAGACAAGCTTTACACCATTGACGTCACCGTCGTCGCCGACGCTCGTGAAGTCGAAGGCATTTTGAACTCGCAGCTGCCGCTGGCATCGCTTCGAGTCACGCCCATCGGCGAGTCGGCGATCATTTCTGGATATGTAACCAGTGTTGACGACGTGGACAAAGCGGTCGCGATCACCGAACAATTTTACACGACGGTCATCAACAACATCCAAGTCGTCGGCATCCAACAAGTCTTGTTGCACACCAAGATCATGGAGGTCAGCCGTACGAAGCTCCGTGAACTCGGCGTCGACTTGGCAATTCTTGACGATAACTTCACATTGCTAAACGGCCCTAGTGGAGTCCTCGATGTTGGTGCCGGTATCGTCGAAGGTGACGCTGGCTTTGGCCCCATTCCACTTGGTGATACGAATCTGCGATTCAATGTCAACGGAAATTTCGAGACGCTCATCAACGCGTTGCACGAACAGCGTTTGACCAAGCTGTTAGCGGAACCGACTGTCGTCGCCACCCACGGACGCCCCGCACGATTCACCGTTGGTGGTCGAATCCCGACGATTGTTCCCGGGCAGAACGGCCAAGTTCAAATCACCTACGAAGATTACGGAACAAGCATCGACTTCTTGCCGTTCGTCGTTGGCCCCGGTCGTATTCGACTGGAAGTGCGACCAGAAGTTAGTGAGCCCGATCCTTCGCGAGCCGTCACGGTCAACGGTACCAATGTGACCGCGTTTACGACGCGATACGTTGAAACGGCCGTCGAAATGCAAGCGGGACAAACGTTCGCTTTGGCTGGTTTGTTGCAAAGCCGCACCGAATCAACGACATCCCGAACACCATTCTTCGGAAGCTTGCCTTACGTCGGGACATTGTTCCGCAAAATGCAGGAACGTCGAAACGAGATCGAATTGCTGATCCTGGTCACTCCAGAATTGGTGGAAGCCATGGATCCACACGAAGTCCCTCGTGGTGGCCCTGGCATGAACTCGCACTCACCTGACGATAAAGAGTTCTACCTTTATGGTCACATCGAAGTGCCGAACTTGAAAGCCAACGATTGCGACAACGAAAACTTGCAACCTGGCATCAGCGGCGGCTTCCGCGGAGGACCAATCGAACCTGGTCCGATGATGCACCAAGCACCGATCTACCAAGATTCGCAGAACGGTGCCCCAGAGCTCATTTACCCGCAAGGTGAGATTGTCGATCCAAGCATGTCGACCCCGCAAGCTTCGCGAAACATGCCGCAGCGAGCGATGCCAAATCCGTCTGGCTACTACCCGCAGCGGACTGCACGCAACACCGCGTCACCCGCAAACAATCGTTTCGGTGCTGGCGAGTTGCTTCCACCGAATGCAATCGTCCCTGGTCCACAACCAACGAAGGTTGCCGAAGGTGTGATCGTCAGCCAACCGGACTACAGATGA
- a CDS encoding AAA family ATPase, whose protein sequence is MSNVLRLALVDPNDSSRETLKAMLLGMDTVWLEADCSRYEFFPDIVDQTTPDVGVISLDTDSTAAIKLIERITRETPDTALLATSAVSDGQLILQAIRAGAREFLTLPLVEEELSSALGRISQTKFGGGDARNRSCEVIAIAGATGGVGTTSTAVNLGCVLAEESRNSVALLDLDLALGDADVFLDAIPDYTLADVVQNIGRLDIQLLKKSLTKHSSGLYLLPRPVELHDLEAIDTESLRKVVGLLKASFTHLIVDLSKTYNALDMIAIESASKVLLVTQLDLPCLRNVVRLMMSFDETEGLAERVEIIVNRAGLDAGQISLKKAKETLGREIFALLPNDYRTMVEVRNNGVPLITQAPKAALTQAFRDVAYRLTHRETGVTAEEGAGADDHANNESRWKRFWPGAAKA, encoded by the coding sequence ATGAGTAACGTCCTACGATTGGCCTTGGTCGATCCAAACGACTCGTCCCGCGAAACACTGAAAGCGATGCTTTTGGGGATGGACACCGTTTGGCTGGAAGCGGACTGCTCACGCTACGAGTTCTTTCCTGACATCGTCGATCAAACGACTCCCGATGTCGGGGTCATCTCGCTGGACACCGATTCCACCGCCGCAATCAAACTGATTGAGCGGATCACTCGCGAAACGCCCGACACGGCGTTGCTCGCGACCAGTGCCGTCAGCGATGGACAATTGATCCTGCAGGCGATTCGTGCTGGAGCACGTGAGTTTCTGACGTTGCCTTTGGTAGAAGAAGAACTGTCTTCGGCGCTCGGTCGGATCAGTCAAACCAAGTTCGGCGGTGGAGACGCACGCAATCGTTCATGCGAAGTCATCGCGATCGCTGGAGCAACCGGTGGTGTGGGAACGACCAGCACCGCGGTGAACCTGGGCTGCGTGTTGGCCGAAGAAAGCCGCAACAGTGTTGCCCTGTTGGATCTGGATTTAGCGCTCGGTGACGCCGACGTTTTCTTGGATGCTATTCCGGATTACACACTCGCCGACGTCGTTCAAAACATCGGACGACTCGACATTCAACTGCTCAAGAAGTCGCTCACGAAACACTCCAGCGGTCTGTATTTGCTGCCGCGACCAGTTGAACTGCATGACCTGGAAGCCATCGACACCGAAAGTCTTCGCAAAGTTGTCGGTTTGCTGAAGGCCTCGTTCACGCATTTGATCGTCGACCTTTCAAAGACCTACAACGCGCTCGACATGATCGCCATCGAATCCGCGTCGAAGGTATTGCTGGTCACTCAATTGGACCTGCCATGTCTCCGCAACGTGGTTCGTTTGATGATGAGCTTCGATGAAACCGAAGGCCTCGCCGAACGAGTTGAAATCATCGTCAACCGAGCTGGTTTGGACGCCGGACAAATCAGCCTGAAGAAAGCGAAAGAAACACTCGGACGTGAGATCTTCGCTTTGTTGCCCAACGACTATCGAACGATGGTCGAAGTCCGCAACAACGGTGTGCCGTTGATCACGCAAGCCCCGAAGGCAGCCTTGACCCAGGCTTTCCGGGATGTTGCGTATCGATTGACGCACCGAGAAACCGGGGTAACTGCGGAAGAAGGCGCCGGTGCGGACGACCACGCCAACAACGAAAGCCGTTGGAAACGATTCTGGCCGGGTGCCGCCAAGGCCTAA